Part of the Leishmania infantum JPCM5 genome chromosome 34 genome, GGGACCGTAGTCGTTTCTCCTCTGCTTTCTGTGCTCACGCGATGTCTGCCAGCTCGCACCGATCGGCAACAGAAGCTGTCTGGCCATCTGTACCTTCGTTGTTTTTACACTTCTTAACCCCCTTGCCGACCCCACAAAGGCATACTCTATAATATGTCTGTCATTAAAGGATCCTCCACATAGACACAGAGAGCTACAGAGTCTCCGCCCTCGAGGCTTTCCTTCTTCTTCCGTTTGTATCACATGCATCAGGTGGTTTATTAGCTTCTTTGTCTTCCGCTttgggggagagaaagagggttACTTCAAGAAGGCAAGAAGCGAGGTATCCGCAGACGTTCGCGCAcgccttgtgtgtgtgcgtgtatgtgtgtgtgtgcgtgtttgtgtgggtgtgtctgtgtcgcACGGCACGACTAAGGTTCTTCGGAGAGGTTGCGCGTTGAGGTCGATACAGCCGCTTCAGGCACGAACTCGCGCGTGCTCAGAGGTCCCTCCCGGCGTGTCAGGTGAACCAGCATGGCAGTAACATTATCAGTGCTCCCTTTCGTGAGAGCTGCCTGAGCTAACTCCTCGGCGATGCACTGCGCCGGCACGCCTTCCTGTAATCGTTGGGAGCAAAAGTCCACCACTTCTGCGTATGTCATGACATCCCAGAGTCCGTCGCAGCCGATCACGAGAAACTCATCCTCATCCGTCAGTCGGGTAACCGACGTCTCCGGAACAGCGATCACTCCGGAGGGCTTGCCATCCGTGTACTTGGCAAGCTTGAAGCCTGCATCTCCGATGGCGCGTGTCACGGCAAGACTAACGACCGCCGGGTTGTAGTTCGGATGTCCGACGCGATTGTGGCACACCTTGCCCCCTACAGACCGAattcgctcctcctcgctcggGTTACTGGCGATGTTGTGTCGCACGGTGAGAACTACTGGCTTTGCGTTGTGCGAAAGCACAACTTCGGCGTCGCCTACGTTTCCTACTACAAGCTTGTCATCTATGATCAAAGCAAccgcgcagacgctgccAGACTCGTTTGTCTCCGCCTCGGAGCGGGCGAGGAAGGCTCGGTCAGCCTCTACTATGCCATCGACGATGGCCTTCTCGGGATTAGTCTTCACCTCTGGATGGCCGAGGATGAGCCCGTGCAATTGGTCGCGGAGGTACTCCGCACATTGGGTGCCGCCGTGACCGTCGTAGACGCCGAAAAACGGAATCCCCTCGGACAGCATCGTATGCTGATCCTCCATCGTCTTGCGGGTGCCCTGCTCAGCGGTCGCGCCGTAGTCGACGACAACGAAGGCAGTCTTGCGCAAGCTACTGTGGCGGCAAAGGGGGTGCAGCGTCGTCGAGTtctgccgcgacggcgctgcggagctcATATTGGAAGGAACGACCACGTGGTTAGCTTGATGGCCCTTGCCGTGACTGCCGTCGCAGGCCGACTGCGGTGCGGATGCATCCTCTACGCCTGTAGAAGGGGGCGGCGCTTGCGGGGGTAGGCCAGTCTTTGCTGGGTCGCGCGGTCTCGTCGGTGAGCTCGCTGGCAGTGGCGAGAGAAAATGTGGGTGTTTGCCCACGGATGTACTACTGCTCGTAGAGCTGCTCTTGTTCACGGGAACTGTCGGCGGTTTCTGCTTCGGACGCAGGATAGACTTCTTCTTCGCAGAAGTGAAGGCTGTTGTCGCGCCGGCGGAGGTTGGCGACTTGGGCGAGTGAGGTGAGTCGGGTttccgcgtcgctgtcgcgtcgctcttcttctctgCCGGCATTCTTAGGCACGTCGTTGGTACGACAGAGAGCAAATATTAAAAAGGACGTCACCTAGAGGACGTATGGATGTcgcacagagagacgcaAAACTGTTCCAGCGAAgaaggaaggaaaagaaggagaCGACGCTGCGGAGAAGAGATTACGAGGACAACAACGGAGACACACAACgaagaacaaaaaagagcGGTGTAATAGAGGTAGAGCTTTATATGTATATGCGTGTCTGAGTGGGTtttggagggagggaaagagggtTCGAGTAGAACGCGGGCGAAGAGTCGAGCAAATAGGAAGAAGCGGCAAcacagaaaacgaaaaaaagtAACAAAACACCACCAGCTAGCAGCCAAGGACAGACGACGGTGCCCAACGCAGAGctgggagagagaaagaggcagaggcggcgaagagcGAAAACAGAAGTACG contains:
- a CDS encoding protein phosphatase 2C-like protein, with product MPAEKKSDATATRKPDSPHSPKSPTSAGATTAFTSAKKKSILRPKQKPPTVPVNKSSSTSSSTSVGKHPHFLSPLPASSPTRPRDPAKTGLPPQAPPPSTGVEDASAPQSACDGSHGKGHQANHVVVPSNMSSAAPSRQNSTTLHPLCRHSSLRKTAFVVVDYGATAEQGTRKTMEDQHTMLSEGIPFFGVYDGHGGTQCAEYLRDQLHGLILGHPEVKTNPEKAIVDGIVEADRAFLARSEAETNESGSVCAVALIIDDKLVVGNVGDAEVVLSHNAKPVVLTVRHNIASNPSEEERIRSVGGKVCHNRVGHPNYNPAVVSLAVTRAIGDAGFKLAKYTDGKPSGVIAVPETSVTRLTDEDEFLVIGCDGLWDVMTYAEVVDFCSQRLQEGVPAQCIAEELAQAALTKGSTDNVTAMLVHLTRREGPLSTREFVPEAAVSTSTRNLSEEP